The segment TAATCAAGTTGAACGAGAAAGTTATAGCTATAGTTCTTTAGCTAATATCAAAGAATGGAGTGATATTCCAGCGAATACTTCTCTTTTTGAAAGTATTTTAGTCTTTGAAAATTATCCAATGGATCAATCTTTATTAGAAAGGACAGGTGATTTCGTGATTAGTGAGTTTAATGGAGAATCTGAAACCACTAATTATCCCTTAACTATTGCGGCTTTACCTGATAGGGAATTTCAGATAGATGTGCGTTACAACCCTAACTATTTTAAGGCTCAAACAATTTCTCAAATGATTAGTAATTTTCAACTTATTCTGACTGAAATGATTACTCATCCTAATCAAATCTTAAGTGACATTCAAACAATAGTTCTACACAATCAAGTAGAACAAACAGAGCAACAAAAACAAGCCTTATTAAAAAATGCTCAACAAAAACTTCAAAGTAGAAGGAGAAAATCTCAGGAAATTAATTAACTTACTTCATAACTATCCTAATCAAAACTAACAAGCTGAACCAATTAACCTATGATTTCCAAACCTTTAAAAACCATTAAACGACGGGCAGTCAATATTGCTGCTTCCCAGTTAGTAACTGTTTCTTGTTTTGAGCAAAAACCGATTCCAATTATTATTCAGCCTAATCAAAATAATTTAGACTTAATTGCTTGGGCAACTTATCATCAAGAAGTAATTAATAACTATTTACAGCAACAAGGTGCTATTCTATTTCGAGGGTTTAGCATCAATAAATTGGCACAGTTTGAAGAGTTAATGACAGCTCTTTTTGGTTCCCTTTTAGATTATTCTTATGGTTCAACCCCAAGACATAAAGTTAAAGGAAGTATTTATACTTCAACGGAATATCCCCCTGAGCAATTTATTCCCTTACATAATGAGATGTCTTATGCTTCAAATTGGCCAGAGAAAATTGGATTTTTCTGTTTAAAAGCAGCTACACAAGGGGGAGAAACACCTATTGCTAATAGTCGTCGCATTTTTCAACGGATTGATCCTAAAATTAGAGAAAAGTTTCAAGAAAAAGGAATACTGTATGTGAGAAATTACAGTGAACAGTTAGATTTGCCTTGGCAAAAAGTTTTTCAAACCACTAATAAATTACAGGTTGAAAACTATTGTCGTCAATCAGGAATTGAATGGGAATGGAATGACAATCATTTAAAAACTCGTCAAATTTGTCAAGCAGTTGCTAATCATCCCCAAACTAATGAAATGGTATGGTTTAATCAAGCTCATTTATTCCATGTTTCTAGTTTAAATTCATCTTTTAGAGATAGTCTTCTAGAAGTATTAAAAGAGGAAGATTTACCCCGTAATGCTTATTATGGTGATGGTACTCCTTTAGAAGTTTCTGTTTTGGAGGAAATTCGCACAATTTATCAAGAAGAAATGGTGATATTTTCTTGGCAATCAGGAGATTTATTATTACTAGATAATATGTTAACGGCTCATGGACGAATGCCGTTTACCGGAGAGCGACGAGTGGTTGTCGCTATGGCTCAACCCCATGATTTGGTCGTTAAAACTTGGACAACCTTAATTTAGTATTTATTTACTAATTTACCAAGTTAAATCAATTGCCTCACAGCTATTGCAAAATATTTTCAATTAAGCTAAGATATCTAATGTTGTCCTTTGGTGTTGAAGTTACCACATAGCGAATCCGATCAATAGGAGTCAAACAATGCAGAATTTTGATCTAATCTTAGAACCCGAAATTAATGACGGTTATCGACTTTCTCCTCAGCAAGAATATACTTGGCTATTACAACAATCGGAGCAGTATCCACATTTTCAAGTTAACTGTACTGTGTCTATTGTAGGAAAACTTGAACCAGATATTTTTGAAAAAGCCTTACAGAAAGTAGTTCAACGTCATGAAATTCTGCATACAGTTTTCCCAGTTATACCTGGGATGACATATCCTTTACAAAAAATTTTAGATAACTTTACAATAAACCATAAATTCTATGATTTAACCGAGTTTAGTTCCATTAATCAGCAAAAAGAGCTAGAAGCTATTAAACACAATTTTAAGAATCAGCCTTTTAACTTTGAGCAAACTGCTTTATTAGAATCTCAATTAATTCAAGTAAAATGTGAAGAATATCTTTTGTTACTAAGATTACCCGCTTTGTGTGGAGATAGTATCACTTTAAATGAGTTACTTCAAGAGATAAGTGCAGCTTACAGTGCAATCGAAAAACATCAAGAACTTGAACCTGTTGAGATTCAATATCCAGATATTGCAGAATGGTTTCAAGAACTACTTGAAGATGAAGAAACGGAGATTGGTCGTAAGTATTGGCAAGACAAAGATCTGTCTAGCTTAAATCATTTTTCATTATTTATTGAAAATAATTATCAACAAAATAATACATTTAAGCCTCATTCTGAACCAATTCCTCTAACAGAGGGTCTTTGGTGTACTATAAGAAACTTAACCAGGCAGTATGGGATATCATCTGAAGATTTTGTATTGGCGAGTTTTTCTGTATTTTTGTTTAAATTAACGAAAAACTCAGACATTATTATTGGCAAATTGAATAATGGTCGTAGTTATTCAGAATTAGAAAAAGCAATTGGTTTATTTGGAAAATACCTACCCCAAATTGTTCAAATAGAAGAAACAGTTTCCTTCATAGAATTGCTTCATAAATTTCAAGAAGATAGATTAGAATCTGAAAAATGGCAAGATTATTTTAATGTTAATCACTTAGGTTCTTATAATTTCTTTCCCTATTCTTTTGATTGGGAGGAAAGTTTTTTCTACAAGTCTATCAATAATATCACTTTTTCTCTTCAGGAAAAATATAGCTGTTTAAGTTCATTTAAACTCAAGTTAGTAGGACAGTTAATTGACGATTCTTTTTGCCTTCGGTTTGACTATAATTCTCAAATTTTTGAACCAACTGATATTCAACACTTAGCTCAACAATTTACGACTTTATTAAATAATATTATTACAACTCCTGAAGCTTATATTTATCAGTTAGATATTTTAACTGTTTTAGAACGGCAGAAAATTTTGATTGATTTTAATCAAACTGCTAAACCTTATCCTCAAGACCTATTAATTTACCAAAAATTTGAAGAACAAGTTCAACAAAACCCTAGTCAAATAGCGGTTGTTTTTGAAGAACAAAAGTTAACCTATGAGCAATTAAACAAAAAATCGAATCAACTTGCTCATTATTTAATTGCTAATGGTATCAAATCAGAGAACATTGTTGCTTTATATATGGAGCGTTCTCTAGACTTTATCATAGGTTTGTTGGCTATTCATAAAGCAGGAGCCGCGTATCTTCCCTTAGACCCATCATTTCCCCAAGAAGCTATAACTTTTCGTCTAAAAGATGCTGAAGTTTCCCTGGTCATTACCCAACAACATTTACTAAAAAATCTGCCTGATTTTACAACAATTGTTAATTTAGATAGCAACTGGGAAAGTATTGCTAAACACAAGGAAGATAATCCCAATACTGAAATTTTAGCTAACAATTTAGCTTACGTTATTTATACATCTGGTTCAACGGGTAAACCAAAAGGTGTTAGTGTAGAACATCGACAACTGATTAACTATGTGTCTAGTATTATAGACCGACTTAAACTGCAATCTAACTATCATTTTGCTCATGTTTCTAGCTTTGCTTCTGATTTAGGAAATACAGCAATTTTTCCGAGCCTATGGACAGGAGGATGTCTCCATATTATTTCTCAAGATAGAGTCGTTGATGCTGATAAATTGACTGAATATTGTCGTCAAAATACCATTGATTGTCTTAAAATTGTTCCTTCTCATTTATCAACCTTGATTGCTGCTACATCTTGTCCAGAAGAGATTTTACCCCATCAATATTTGATTTTAGGAGGTGAGCCTCTAAATTGGGAATTAGTTGCGGAAGTTAGCAAGTTGAAACCTCAGTGTCAAATTTACAATCACTATGGTCCAACAGAAACAACTATTGGTGTATTAACCTATTCTGTAGACCCCCAAAAACATCCTAAAAAAGCCAAAACAGTTCCTTTGGGTCGTCCCATTAATAATACAGAAATTTACCTATTAGATGAGTTTTTAAACCCTGTTCCAATTGGTGTTAAAGGAGAACTCTATATTGGAGGGAAAAATTTGAGTAGAGGATATCTGAATCGTCCCCAACTAACGGAAGAAAAATTTATTTCTAATCCGTTTAGAGACGATTTAAAACTCTATAAAACAGGAGATTTAGCTCGTTATTTACCAACAGGAGATATTGAATACTTGGGACGAATTGATCATCAAGTTAAAATCCGAGGGTTTCGTCTTGAATTAGGAGAAATTGAAGCCATTTTAAGGAATCATCCAGAAGTCAGAGAAACGGTTGTTGTTGTTAGAGAAGATATACCAGGACAAAAACGGTTAATCGCTTATATTACCTCAAATCAAGTCTCGAAATTAGCTCAAGTCAACCTGAACGAAACCCTCAAAAATCATCTGAGATCGAAACTTCCTGAATATATGATTCCTAGTGTTTTTATTCCGCTAAAAACTTTGCCTTTAACCGCAAATGGCAAAATAGATCGCTTTAATCTTCCTAACCCTGATAAATTCTTGATTGATATGGAAACGTATCTCCCTCCTCGTACCATGGTTGAAGAAAGCTTAGTCAAGATTTGGGCAGATATTTTTGGTCAAGAAAAAATCGGAATTAATCACAACTTTTTTGAACTAGGGGGAGATTCCATTATTAGTATTCAAGTGATTGCCCGTGCTAATCAAAAAGGAATCAAAATCACTCCAAAACAACTGTTTGAATATCCGACTATTGCTGAATTAGCTACTGTTGCTCAAAGTAGTAAAATCTCTTTATCTGAACAAGGGTTAATCACGGGGAAAGCAATTTTAACGCCTATTCAAGAGTGGTTTTTTGAGCAAAATTTTCCAGAACCTTATCATTGGAATCAAGGAATTTTATTAGAAGTCGAATCTCAGATTAATATTGAGTATTTAAGACAAGGATTTAAGCAATTATTGATTCACCATGATGGGTTACGAGCGCGTTTTCAAAAAATTAATAATACTTGGACGCAAATTTATAGTCAACCTGATGACGTAATTCCTTTTGAAGTGATTGATTTATCGGACTTTTCTTTAACTGAGCAAAAAACGATTATTGAAAGAAAAGCAAATGATTGTCAAAGGAGTCTTGATTTAAGTCAGGGTCCAATCATTAGAGGGATATTCTTTAACTTAGGTAATTACCAACCGAGTCGTCTTTTAATTGTCATTCATCACTTGGTTATTGATGGTGTTTCTTGGCGAATTTTACTCGAAGATTTAGTCACAATTTATCACCAACTACAGCAAAAAAACTCGATTAAACTTCCTCCTAAAACTACATCGTTTCAACAATGGGGAGAAAAACTTAAAACCTATGTTCAATCAGAAATTTTAAGACAAGAATTAGGTTATTGGCTAAAGCAATTATCAAGCATTATTAAACCATTACCTGTTGATTATTCCAGTCATTTAGAACAAAATACAGTCGCTTCTATGAAGCAAATTACTTTGTCCTTAAGTGTAGAAGAAACCCGTTCGTTATTACAAGATGTTCCGGCTACTTATAACACCCAAATTAATGATATTTTGTTAACCGCTTTGGGACAATGTTTAGGGGATTGGACGGGTCAGTCTTCTATTTTGATAGATTTAGAAGGACATGGACGAGAAGACCTCTTTGAGGATGTAAATTTATCGAGAACAGTAGGGTGGTTTACTTCAATTTTTCCCCTGCTATTAACCTTGCCTAATACTCAAGATTTAGGAAACATTATCAAAAGTATTAAAGAGCAAGTTCGACAAGTTCCTAATAAGGGAATTGGTTATGGATTACTTCGTTATTTAACCACGGATGAAACGATAAAAAAAGAGTTAAAAGAAATGCCAAAAGCTCAAATACGATTTAATTATATGGGACAATTTGATCAAAGCATTTCTGCACCTCCTTTGTTAAAATTAGCAACAGAATCAATCGGGTTATCTGAAAGTTCAAATGGGATTAATGCGTATTTAATTTATATCAATGGGACGACGGTATCAGAACGGTTAGAAATTGCTTGGACTTATAGCGATAACCTTTATCAACAAAGTACCATTGAAAGCTTAGCTGAAAACTATATGAAAGCGTTGCAAAAACTGATTATTCATTGTCAATCTGTTGACCGGAGAGGGTATACTCCTTCTGATTTTCCCTCTGCTAATCTTAATCAAGATGAATTAGATGAATTGCTCTCAGAGATTGATTAAATTTAGCACAATTAAAACTAATATTTAGATAACTTTTTTCGTAAAATTATGGTTAGTCTTTCTCAACAATCCTCAGAAAACCATAAAAATATTGAAGCGATTTATCCCCTTTCTTCTATGCAGAAAGGGATGCTGTTTCACTCTCTTTATGACCCCCATTCTGGGATTTATTTTGTTCAATTTAATTTGTGTTTAGAAGGTCAACTCAAGGCTAATTATTTTCAAAAAGCTTGGCAAAAAGTTGTTGATCGCCATAGTATTTTAAGAACCTTTTTTGTTTGGGAAAAACGAAAAAATCTCCTTCAAGTAGTTCGTAAGCAAGTTGTTTTACCTTGGACTAATCATGATTGGCGATCGCTTTCACCAACTGAGCAACAAAACCATTTAGAAACTTTGTTAGAAAAGGACAGAAAAGAGGGATTTAACCTAAATAAAGCTCCCTTAATGCGCTGTACTTTAATTCAACTATCCGATCAAATTCATCAATTTATTTGGAGTTATCATCATATCCTTAAAGATGGTTGGTGTTCATCGATTATTGCTGAAGAGGTTTTACAATTCTATCAAGGGTTTCTGGATCAAAAACCTGTATCATTAGATCCTCCAATTCCCTATCAAACCTATATTGATTGGTTACAAAAACAAGATTTGCACAAAGCCGAATTATTTTGGCGTAACAATCTTCAAGGAATCACTAATCCAACTTCTTTAAACCATAACAGTTTGCTTAAGAAGCAGACTAAAGAAAACAATATTTTTCAAGAAAAAGCCCTTAAATTATCTACCGAAATAACACAAAAATTACAAACTTTTTGTCGTCAATATCATCTTACTTTAAATACTATTACTCAAGGTGTTTGGGCATTACTCTTAAGTAGATATTGTGGAGACTCTGATGTTATTTTTGGTGCTACTGTATCAGGTCGGCCTCCTGAATTACCTGGGGTAGAATCGATGGTAGGACTTTTTATTAATACCCTTCCTGTTCGTGTAAAAATCCCTAAAGACAAAGCGTTAGTTGATTGGTTTAAACAATTACAAAATCAGCATTTAGAACGGGAAGCCTATGGTTATACTTCTCTTATTGATATTCAAGGATGGAGTGAAATTCCTCGTAATATTTCGCTTTTTGAAAGTATTTTAGTTTTTGAAAATTATCCCAGTAATGAAACTCTTTTAGAAGAAAAAGGAAGTTTAAAAATTAGTCAATTAAAGGGATTTCAAACAACTAATTATCCTTTGACAGTAACGGCGATGCCAGAGGAAGAATTTTTAATAGAAATTAGTTACAATACTCAGTATTTTACTCATGAAACAATTACTCAAATAATTACTCATTTAGAAACGTTATTTAAAAGTATAGCAAATAATCCTTTTCAAGTGATTAATGAGTTATCTTTATTAACCGACTCAGAAAAACATCAGTTATTAGTCGAATGGAATAATACCCAAGTTGATTACTCTCAAGATCAATGTTTACATCAACTATTTGAAGCACAAGTTATTAGAACGCCTAATGCTATTGCTATTGAATTTGAAGGGAACTCATTAACTTATTATGAATTGAACCAAAAAGCCAATCAATTAGCTAATTATCTACACAGATTAGGAGTAAAAGCTGATAGTTTAGTGGGTATTTGCGTTGAGCGATCGCTGAATATGATAGTGGGATTATTAGGCATTTTAAAAGCAGGAGGAGCCTATATTCCGATTGATCCAACTTATCCCAAAGAACGGATTAATTATATGCTTGAAGACTCCAAAGCAACGATTTTAGTCAGTCAATTATCATTAAAGTGTCAATTTGTTAACTATGGTCAAACAATTATCTATTTAGAAGAAATAAGTAACAAAAAACCGACAATAGAAAGGACTCAAACTAATGTTTCTGCTAACAATTTAGCCTACGTTATTTATACATCAGGTTCCACAGGAAAGCCCAAAGGAGTACAAATTTGTCATCAAGCAATTGTTAACTTTTTAACTTCCATGGCTGACAAACCAGGAATTAAGGCTGAAGATGTTTTATTATCAGTA is part of the Rippkaea orientalis PCC 8801 genome and harbors:
- a CDS encoding non-ribosomal peptide synthetase, which codes for MQNFDLILEPEINDGYRLSPQQEYTWLLQQSEQYPHFQVNCTVSIVGKLEPDIFEKALQKVVQRHEILHTVFPVIPGMTYPLQKILDNFTINHKFYDLTEFSSINQQKELEAIKHNFKNQPFNFEQTALLESQLIQVKCEEYLLLLRLPALCGDSITLNELLQEISAAYSAIEKHQELEPVEIQYPDIAEWFQELLEDEETEIGRKYWQDKDLSSLNHFSLFIENNYQQNNTFKPHSEPIPLTEGLWCTIRNLTRQYGISSEDFVLASFSVFLFKLTKNSDIIIGKLNNGRSYSELEKAIGLFGKYLPQIVQIEETVSFIELLHKFQEDRLESEKWQDYFNVNHLGSYNFFPYSFDWEESFFYKSINNITFSLQEKYSCLSSFKLKLVGQLIDDSFCLRFDYNSQIFEPTDIQHLAQQFTTLLNNIITTPEAYIYQLDILTVLERQKILIDFNQTAKPYPQDLLIYQKFEEQVQQNPSQIAVVFEEQKLTYEQLNKKSNQLAHYLIANGIKSENIVALYMERSLDFIIGLLAIHKAGAAYLPLDPSFPQEAITFRLKDAEVSLVITQQHLLKNLPDFTTIVNLDSNWESIAKHKEDNPNTEILANNLAYVIYTSGSTGKPKGVSVEHRQLINYVSSIIDRLKLQSNYHFAHVSSFASDLGNTAIFPSLWTGGCLHIISQDRVVDADKLTEYCRQNTIDCLKIVPSHLSTLIAATSCPEEILPHQYLILGGEPLNWELVAEVSKLKPQCQIYNHYGPTETTIGVLTYSVDPQKHPKKAKTVPLGRPINNTEIYLLDEFLNPVPIGVKGELYIGGKNLSRGYLNRPQLTEEKFISNPFRDDLKLYKTGDLARYLPTGDIEYLGRIDHQVKIRGFRLELGEIEAILRNHPEVRETVVVVREDIPGQKRLIAYITSNQVSKLAQVNLNETLKNHLRSKLPEYMIPSVFIPLKTLPLTANGKIDRFNLPNPDKFLIDMETYLPPRTMVEESLVKIWADIFGQEKIGINHNFFELGGDSIISIQVIARANQKGIKITPKQLFEYPTIAELATVAQSSKISLSEQGLITGKAILTPIQEWFFEQNFPEPYHWNQGILLEVESQINIEYLRQGFKQLLIHHDGLRARFQKINNTWTQIYSQPDDVIPFEVIDLSDFSLTEQKTIIERKANDCQRSLDLSQGPIIRGIFFNLGNYQPSRLLIVIHHLVIDGVSWRILLEDLVTIYHQLQQKNSIKLPPKTTSFQQWGEKLKTYVQSEILRQELGYWLKQLSSIIKPLPVDYSSHLEQNTVASMKQITLSLSVEETRSLLQDVPATYNTQINDILLTALGQCLGDWTGQSSILIDLEGHGREDLFEDVNLSRTVGWFTSIFPLLLTLPNTQDLGNIIKSIKEQVRQVPNKGIGYGLLRYLTTDETIKKELKEMPKAQIRFNYMGQFDQSISAPPLLKLATESIGLSESSNGINAYLIYINGTTVSERLEIAWTYSDNLYQQSTIESLAENYMKALQKLIIHCQSVDRRGYTPSDFPSANLNQDELDELLSEID
- a CDS encoding TauD/TfdA family dioxygenase, coding for MISKPLKTIKRRAVNIAASQLVTVSCFEQKPIPIIIQPNQNNLDLIAWATYHQEVINNYLQQQGAILFRGFSINKLAQFEELMTALFGSLLDYSYGSTPRHKVKGSIYTSTEYPPEQFIPLHNEMSYASNWPEKIGFFCLKAATQGGETPIANSRRIFQRIDPKIREKFQEKGILYVRNYSEQLDLPWQKVFQTTNKLQVENYCRQSGIEWEWNDNHLKTRQICQAVANHPQTNEMVWFNQAHLFHVSSLNSSFRDSLLEVLKEEDLPRNAYYGDGTPLEVSVLEEIRTIYQEEMVIFSWQSGDLLLLDNMLTAHGRMPFTGERRVVVAMAQPHDLVVKTWTTLI